The Chromatiaceae bacterium genome has a window encoding:
- a CDS encoding SAM-dependent DNA methyltransferase produces the protein MAKTATRNNDSSATIGFEAKLWLAADKLRNNMDAAEYKHVVLGLIFLKYISDTFEEHRAKLLAGQGDYAGANPEDPDEYKAENVFWVPADARWSHLQANAKQPTIGKTVDDAMVAIERDNPRLKGVLPKDYARPGLDKQRLGELIDLIATISLTAASEGEKTHRSVDLLGRVYEYFLTRFASAEGKNGGQFYTPSCVVRCLVEMLGPYKGRIYDPCCGSGGMFVQSEKFVEAHGGKIGDISIYGQESNATTRRLAIMNLAIRGIEADIGPEHADTFRRDQHPDLRADYVLANPPFNDSDWFRKDDDVRWQFGVPPKGNANFAWVQHFIHHLAPQGMAGFVLANGSMSSNQSGEGDIRRALIEADLVDCMVALPGQLFYSTQIPVCLWFLAKNKGADTKRGFRDRRQQTLFIDARKLGTLIDRVHRELTDADIQKIVSTYHAWRGDQRDAGPDTPAAKYEDIPGFCKSATTAEIAAHGHVLTPGRYVGAEEVEDDGEPFEEKMPRLVAELHAQFAESAKLEQAIKANLRGLGYGG, from the coding sequence ATGGCGAAGACGGCAACCCGGAACAATGACTCCTCCGCCACCATCGGCTTCGAGGCCAAGCTCTGGCTCGCCGCCGACAAGCTGCGCAACAACATGGACGCGGCGGAATACAAGCACGTCGTCCTCGGCCTCATCTTCCTCAAATACATCTCCGACACCTTCGAGGAACACCGCGCCAAACTCCTCGCGGGCCAGGGCGACTACGCCGGGGCCAATCCCGAAGACCCCGACGAATACAAGGCCGAGAACGTCTTCTGGGTGCCCGCCGATGCCCGCTGGTCCCACCTCCAGGCCAACGCCAAGCAGCCCACCATCGGCAAGACCGTGGACGACGCCATGGTCGCCATCGAGCGCGACAACCCGCGCCTCAAGGGCGTCCTGCCCAAGGACTACGCCCGCCCCGGCCTCGACAAACAGCGCCTCGGCGAACTCATCGACCTCATCGCCACCATCAGCCTCACCGCCGCCAGCGAGGGCGAGAAGACCCACCGCTCCGTCGATCTGCTCGGCCGCGTGTACGAGTATTTCCTCACCCGCTTCGCCAGCGCCGAGGGCAAGAACGGCGGCCAGTTCTACACCCCCTCCTGCGTCGTGCGCTGCCTGGTCGAGATGCTGGGCCCCTACAAGGGCCGCATCTACGACCCCTGCTGTGGTTCCGGTGGCATGTTCGTCCAGTCGGAAAAGTTCGTCGAGGCCCACGGCGGCAAGATTGGCGACATCAGCATCTACGGCCAGGAGAGCAACGCCACCACCCGCCGCCTCGCCATCATGAACCTCGCCATCCGCGGCATCGAGGCCGACATCGGCCCCGAGCACGCCGACACCTTCCGCCGCGACCAGCATCCCGACCTCCGCGCCGACTACGTCCTCGCCAACCCGCCCTTCAACGACTCCGACTGGTTCCGCAAGGACGACGACGTGCGCTGGCAGTTCGGCGTGCCGCCCAAGGGCAACGCCAACTTCGCCTGGGTGCAGCACTTCATCCACCACCTCGCGCCCCAGGGCATGGCCGGCTTCGTCCTCGCCAATGGCAGCATGTCCTCCAACCAGTCCGGCGAAGGCGACATCCGCCGCGCCCTCATCGAGGCCGACCTCGTGGACTGCATGGTCGCCCTGCCCGGCCAACTCTTCTACAGCACCCAGATCCCCGTCTGCCTCTGGTTCCTCGCGAAAAACAAAGGCGCCGACACCAAGCGCGGCTTCCGCGACCGCCGCCAGCAAACCCTCTTCATCGACGCCCGCAAACTCGGCACCCTCATCGACCGCGTCCACCGCGAGCTGACCGACGCCGACATCCAGAAAATCGTCTCCACCTACCACGCCTGGCGCGGCGACCAGCGTGACGCTGGACCCGATACGCCTGCGGCGAAATACGAGGACATCCCCGGCTTCTGCAAATCCGCCACCACCGCCGAAATCGCCGCGCACGGCCACGTCCTCACGCCCGGCCGCTACGTCGGCGCCGAGGAAGTCGAAGACGACGGCGAACCCTTCGAGGAAAAGATGCCGCGCCTCGTCGCCGAACTGCACGCCCAGTTCGCCGAGTCCGCGAAACTGGAGCAGGCCATCAAAGCAAACCTGAGGGGGCTGGGTTATGGCGGGTGA
- a CDS encoding restriction endonuclease subunit S has protein sequence MNATLEAMARALFQSWFVDFDPVRAKLDGRQPPALDPATAALFPDSFQGSELGQIPKGWRVGRVAELSDFSRSSINPAEFPEETFDHYSLPAFDEGRTPKAELGSAIMSNKLVVTRNSVLLSKLNPHIPRIWLADLHETRRSACSTEFIVASTRSGFSREFLFSLFTSAAFATTYGTLVTGTTGSHQRIRPESVLEMRTVIPPPKLVEVFTTIAKPMFDQINRNIHQSRTLATLRDTLLPKLLSGELSVAGPESNLKASA, from the coding sequence ATGAACGCGACGCTGGAGGCGATGGCGCGGGCGCTGTTCCAGAGCTGGTTCGTGGATTTCGACCCCGTCCGCGCCAAACTCGACGGCCGCCAGCCCCCCGCCCTCGACCCCGCCACCGCCGCCCTCTTCCCCGACTCCTTCCAAGGCTCCGAGCTCGGCCAAATTCCGAAGGGTTGGCGTGTGGGGCGAGTCGCCGAACTATCCGACTTTAGCCGCTCATCCATCAATCCGGCGGAGTTCCCAGAGGAGACGTTCGACCACTACAGCTTACCCGCTTTTGACGAAGGGCGAACCCCGAAAGCAGAACTCGGCAGCGCCATCATGAGCAACAAGCTCGTCGTGACGCGCAACAGCGTGCTGCTCTCGAAGCTTAACCCGCACATCCCGCGCATCTGGCTGGCCGACCTCCACGAAACGCGCCGGTCCGCGTGCTCCACCGAGTTCATCGTCGCCTCAACGCGCTCCGGCTTTTCCCGCGAGTTCCTTTTCTCGCTCTTTACCAGCGCCGCATTCGCCACGACCTACGGCACGCTCGTCACCGGCACCACCGGCAGCCATCAGCGCATCCGCCCAGAAAGCGTGCTGGAGATGAGGACCGTCATTCCGCCGCCAAAGCTGGTCGAAGTTTTCACGACCATCGCCAAGCCGATGTTCGACCAAATCAACCGCAACATCCACCAATCCCGCACCCTCGCCACCCTGCGCGACACGCTCCTGCCGAAGCTGCTGAGCGGGGAGTTAAGCGTGGCGGGGCCTGAATCCAATCTGAAAGCCTCCGCGTGA
- a CDS encoding ATP-binding protein, whose translation MILLADIEAWVRGGESETLEFKRTTSERREAARTICAMLNHLGGHVIFGVEPDGRMTGQMVSDRTLEESPPARAGG comes from the coding sequence ATGATCCTGCTCGCTGATATCGAAGCCTGGGTGCGCGGCGGCGAGTCCGAGACCCTGGAATTCAAACGGACAACGAGTGAGCGCCGAGAGGCGGCGCGCACGATTTGCGCGATGCTGAATCATCTGGGCGGTCACGTAATTTTCGGGGTCGAGCCAGATGGGCGGATGACCGGCCAGATGGTTTCAGACCGGACGCTGGAGGAATCCCCTCCGGCGCGGGCGGGCGGATGA
- a CDS encoding type I restriction endonuclease subunit R, which yields MILNESIVENAALEWFGELGYAVGHGPHLAPGEPAAERASFGDVILVGRLRAALQRLNPTIPEEAREEALRKVLWVGTPSLTQTNRAFHRLLRDGVPVEYPRPDGSIAGDHARLVDFGEVAANDWLVVNQFRVIEGQHHRRPDILIFINGLPLGLIELKNPVDEDATLWSAYAQLQTYKAEIPSLLHYNGLLVVSDGVQARMGSVTASQEWFKVWRTIAGAGVAPSSALELEVLVRGVFERQRLLDLLQHFIVFEEDPDSGTLHKIIAGYHQFHAVNAAVEETVRASGMGTSGKPLSDELGTYWAGTMPGGQPGDRRAGVVWHTQGSGKSLSILFFAARLVRHPAMQNPTLVVLTDRNDLDDQLFGQFQRCADILGQTPVQADGREHLRELLNRASGGVVFTTIHKFMPARGEAMPALSARRNIVVIADEAHRSQYGFGGKVNDRTGEMSYGFASNLRDALPNASFIGFTGTPIEKTDANTRAVFGNYISIYDIQRAVADQATVPIYYESRISKLALNAAELPRLDAEFEDITEGEELTRKEQLKTKWAALEALVGDPKRIALIAADLVAHFEKRLEAMDGKAMIVCMSRRICVDLYQALIGLRPAWTSAPDDDPDAEQGRGCVVKVVMTGSADDGPDWQPHIRGKDRRRKLANRFKDPKDPFRIVIVRDMWLTGFDAPCLHTLYVDKPMQGHGLMQAIARVNRVFRDKPGGLVVDYLGLADQLKRALVTYTESGGQGDPTFDTAQAIAVMMEKHAIARDLMHGCDWDLWTTGKPTERLALIPAGQEHILAQEDGKQRWGKVVTELSRAFALCAASDEATVIRDDVSFFQAIQAALTKQATHTQKTPEQIDAAIRQLVSKAITTEGQVIDVFTAAGLPRPDISILSDQFLAEVRGLKHKNVAAELLEKLLKDELKVRARRNLVQSQVFSEKLKKTLNAYHNRAISTMQVIEELIQLARDLDAATKRGEELGLTDDEVAFYDALAANESAVVAMGDAKLKVIAAELITQVRKSVTIDWALREGARARIRVMVKRILNKYGYPPDLQDEAVKTVLAQTELLSAAWAAA from the coding sequence ATGATCCTCAACGAATCCATCGTCGAAAACGCCGCCCTCGAATGGTTCGGGGAGCTGGGCTATGCGGTCGGGCATGGGCCACACCTCGCGCCCGGTGAACCGGCGGCGGAGCGGGCTTCGTTCGGCGATGTCATCCTGGTGGGCCGCCTGCGCGCCGCGCTCCAGCGCCTGAACCCGACCATTCCCGAGGAGGCGCGGGAGGAGGCCTTGCGCAAGGTCCTCTGGGTGGGGACGCCATCGCTCACCCAAACCAACCGCGCCTTTCACCGCCTGCTGCGGGATGGCGTTCCCGTGGAATATCCGCGCCCCGATGGCAGTATCGCTGGCGATCATGCCCGGCTGGTGGATTTTGGAGAGGTGGCCGCGAACGACTGGCTGGTGGTGAACCAGTTTAGGGTCATCGAGGGCCAGCACCACCGCCGGCCCGACATCCTTATTTTTATCAACGGCCTGCCTCTGGGGCTGATCGAACTGAAGAATCCGGTGGATGAGGACGCGACCCTCTGGAGCGCCTACGCCCAGCTGCAGACCTATAAGGCGGAGATCCCCAGCCTGCTGCACTACAACGGTTTGCTGGTGGTCAGCGACGGCGTGCAGGCGCGCATGGGTTCCGTCACCGCCAGCCAGGAATGGTTCAAGGTCTGGCGCACCATCGCTGGCGCGGGCGTCGCCCCCTCGTCGGCGCTGGAGCTGGAGGTCCTGGTGCGCGGGGTGTTCGAGCGGCAACGCCTGCTTGATCTGCTCCAGCACTTCATCGTCTTCGAAGAAGACCCGGATTCGGGCACATTGCACAAGATCATCGCCGGCTACCATCAATTCCATGCGGTGAACGCGGCGGTGGAGGAGACGGTGCGCGCCAGCGGGATGGGGACGAGCGGCAAACCGCTGAGCGATGAGCTGGGCACTTACTGGGCGGGCACCATGCCCGGCGGCCAGCCGGGGGACCGCCGCGCCGGCGTGGTCTGGCACACCCAGGGCAGTGGCAAGAGCTTGTCCATCCTCTTCTTCGCCGCGCGCCTGGTGCGGCATCCGGCGATGCAAAACCCGACCTTGGTGGTGCTGACGGATCGCAACGATCTGGATGACCAGCTTTTCGGCCAGTTCCAGCGCTGCGCGGACATCCTCGGCCAGACGCCGGTGCAGGCGGACGGACGGGAGCATTTACGGGAGCTGCTGAACCGGGCCAGCGGCGGCGTGGTCTTCACCACCATCCACAAGTTCATGCCGGCCAGGGGCGAGGCGATGCCCGCGCTGAGCGCGCGGCGGAACATCGTAGTCATCGCGGATGAGGCCCATCGCAGCCAGTATGGGTTTGGCGGCAAGGTCAATGACAGGACCGGCGAGATGTCCTACGGCTTCGCCAGCAACCTGCGCGACGCCCTGCCGAATGCCTCCTTCATCGGCTTCACGGGCACGCCCATCGAGAAGACGGACGCCAACACCCGGGCGGTCTTCGGCAATTACATCTCCATCTACGACATCCAGCGCGCCGTCGCCGACCAGGCCACGGTGCCGATCTATTACGAGAGCCGCATCTCCAAGCTGGCCCTGAACGCCGCCGAACTGCCGAGGCTCGACGCGGAGTTCGAGGACATCACCGAAGGCGAGGAGCTGACCAGGAAGGAGCAGCTCAAGACCAAGTGGGCCGCGCTGGAGGCCCTGGTGGGCGACCCGAAGCGCATCGCGCTGATCGCCGCCGATCTGGTGGCGCATTTCGAGAAGCGCCTGGAGGCCATGGACGGCAAGGCGATGATCGTCTGCATGAGCCGCCGCATCTGCGTGGACCTGTACCAGGCGCTCATCGGGCTGCGCCCCGCCTGGACCAGCGCCCCGGACGACGACCCGGACGCCGAGCAGGGCAGGGGCTGTGTGGTCAAAGTAGTGATGACCGGCAGCGCCGACGACGGCCCTGACTGGCAGCCCCACATCCGCGGCAAGGACCGGCGCCGCAAGCTAGCGAACCGCTTCAAGGACCCCAAGGACCCCTTCCGGATCGTCATCGTTCGGGACATGTGGCTCACCGGCTTCGACGCACCGTGCCTCCATACCCTCTACGTCGATAAGCCCATGCAGGGCCACGGCCTCATGCAGGCCATCGCCCGGGTCAATCGGGTCTTCCGGGACAAGCCCGGCGGGCTGGTGGTGGATTACCTGGGTCTCGCCGATCAGCTCAAGCGGGCGCTGGTGACCTATACCGAGAGCGGCGGCCAGGGCGATCCGACCTTCGATACCGCCCAGGCCATCGCGGTCATGATGGAGAAGCACGCCATCGCCCGCGACCTGATGCACGGCTGCGACTGGGACCTCTGGACAACTGGCAAACCCACCGAACGGCTCGCCCTCATCCCCGCCGGCCAGGAGCACATCCTCGCCCAGGAGGATGGCAAACAGCGTTGGGGGAAGGTGGTGACGGAGCTCTCCCGCGCCTTTGCCCTCTGCGCCGCCAGCGATGAGGCCACGGTGATCCGCGACGATGTGAGTTTCTTCCAAGCCATCCAGGCCGCCCTGACCAAGCAGGCTACCCACACCCAGAAGACCCCCGAGCAGATCGACGCCGCCATCCGCCAGCTCGTGAGCAAGGCCATCACTACCGAGGGCCAGGTGATCGATGTCTTCACCGCCGCCGGCCTGCCGCGGCCGGATATTAGCATCCTCTCCGACCAGTTCCTCGCCGAGGTGCGTGGCCTCAAGCACAAGAACGTCGCCGCCGAATTGCTGGAAAAGCTGCTCAAGGACGAACTCAAAGTCCGAGCTCGGCGCAACCTGGTGCAAAGCCAGGTCTTCAGCGAGAAGCTCAAGAAGACCCTCAACGCCTACCACAACCGCGCCATCTCGACGATGCAGGTGATCGAGGAGCTGATCCAGCTCGCCAGGGACCTCGACGCCGCCACCAAGCGCGGCGAGGAACTGGGCCTAACCGATGATGAGGTGGCCTTTTACGATGCCCTCGCCGCCAATGAATCCGCCGTCGTCGCCATGGGCGATGCCAAGCTCAAGGTCATCGCCGCCGAGCTGATCACCCAGGTGCGCAAAAGCGTGACCATCGACTGGGCCCTGCGCGAGGGTGCCCGGGCCAGGATTCGGGTGATGGTCAAACGCATCCTGAACAAGTATGGCTACCCGCCGGATTTGCAGGATGAAGCCGTCAAGACGGTGCTCGCCCAGACGGAATTGCTGTCGGCGGCTTGGGCGGCCGCCTAG
- a CDS encoding STAS domain-containing protein — protein MASQTPELWRQAMTFGGRLTGTEPDVSSWRGPRWQPSNLAADIDYDLVDYCLRIHIRGPLDLRCAFRLMAIAQAVDDSITQAVLDLTGVTQIFDSGVAALILFAKELTKRGVFGILTQGLDLDKSTLSPYATGSVPSTLRRVFVWSPPAILDLDPLVMPIEVQGISIGNPATGPSPKVGGWTHSQPHDA, from the coding sequence TTGGCCTCGCAGACACCAGAACTCTGGCGACAGGCGATGACCTTCGGGGGTCGCCTGACCGGTACGGAACCCGATGTCTCCTCCTGGCGCGGACCTCGCTGGCAGCCCAGCAACCTGGCGGCGGATATTGACTATGACCTAGTCGACTATTGCCTGCGTATTCATATCAGGGGTCCGCTGGACCTGCGCTGCGCCTTCCGTCTCATGGCCATCGCCCAGGCCGTGGATGACAGCATTACCCAGGCCGTTCTGGATTTGACGGGAGTGACCCAAATCTTCGACTCCGGAGTGGCGGCTCTGATTCTGTTCGCTAAGGAACTGACTAAACGGGGCGTCTTCGGCATCCTTACTCAAGGTCTCGATCTGGATAAATCCACCCTGTCGCCCTATGCGACCGGTTCCGTCCCGTCGACCTTACGCCGGGTGTTCGTTTGGTCACCCCCGGCTATTCTCGACCTGGACCCCCTGGTCATGCCCATCGAAGTGCAGGGCATATCCATCGGCAATCCCGCAACCGGGCCCAGCCCCAAGGTTGGCGGATGGACTCATTCGCAGCCTCATGATGCCTAA
- a CDS encoding diguanylate cyclase: protein MRSPASILIVDDDPTAIMILKNALEGLGEMHTAHGGVEALAIVEKGGVDLVLLDALMPNLDGFTTCGMLQKEHPELPVIFVTVVSDYASEVRALDAGAVDFISKPISPPLVRARVMTHLKLKAQNDLLRSLSSQDPLTGIANRRALDERLTMEWRRALRDDQPLSLLMIDIDHFKAYNDYFGHAQGDKCLRKVAQGISTTLTRGGDFVARYGGEEFAALLASTKQEEAAVLAEKIRANLRNLAIPHAPASGRPFVSLSIGIATSQSFSRAQLKLGSLPQLGKEFGLNLARDLFERADHALYVAKAAGRDRVCSAEA from the coding sequence ATGAGATCACCCGCCAGCATCCTGATAGTGGACGACGATCCCACCGCCATCATGATTCTCAAGAACGCCCTGGAGGGTCTGGGCGAGATGCATACCGCCCATGGCGGCGTCGAGGCCTTGGCGATAGTGGAGAAGGGCGGCGTCGATCTGGTGTTGCTGGACGCCCTTATGCCTAACCTGGACGGCTTTACCACCTGCGGCATGCTGCAGAAGGAGCATCCGGAATTACCCGTCATCTTCGTGACCGTCGTCAGCGACTATGCCAGCGAGGTCCGGGCTCTGGATGCCGGCGCCGTGGATTTCATCAGCAAGCCCATCAGCCCCCCCCTGGTCCGGGCCCGGGTCATGACCCATCTCAAGCTGAAGGCCCAAAACGACCTGCTCCGTTCCCTGAGCAGCCAGGACCCCCTCACCGGCATCGCCAATCGGCGCGCCCTGGACGAGCGGTTAACCATGGAATGGCGGCGGGCTCTGCGCGATGACCAGCCCCTGTCCCTGCTCATGATCGATATCGATCATTTCAAGGCCTACAACGATTACTTTGGCCATGCCCAGGGGGATAAGTGCCTGCGCAAGGTAGCCCAGGGCATCTCCACCACCCTCACCCGTGGCGGTGACTTTGTCGCCCGATATGGCGGCGAGGAATTCGCCGCCCTGCTGGCCAGCACCAAGCAGGAGGAAGCGGCCGTCCTGGCGGAGAAGATCCGTGCCAACCTGCGGAATCTGGCCATCCCCCATGCCCCCGCCAGCGGTCGGCCCTTTGTCTCCCTCAGCATCGGCATCGCCACCAGTCAATCCTTCTCCCGGGCCCAGCTCAAATTGGGCTCCCTGCCGCAACTGGGCAAGGAATTCGGCTTGAATCTGGCCAGGGACCTGTTCGAGCGGGCGGATCATGCCCTCTATGTCGCCAAGGCCGCGGGACGTGATCGCGTCTGTTCAGCGGAGGCATGA